From Phaeocystidibacter marisrubri, the proteins below share one genomic window:
- a CDS encoding TonB-dependent receptor, whose amino-acid sequence MKQFLLLLCLLPLASFAQRIEGTIANSDGEPIDRALVSLGNQTAYSDESGHFGMDIPSPRPEYFIVGRLGYRTDTVYIPDVSGTYTVNLTLIESGAVLQQVDVVTEGRTDPTNVDIDSKNLASLSGPQGGVEGLIRTLPGVVGRSELSSQYNVRGGSFDENLVYVNGIEVYRPFLVRAGQQEGLSFVNGAMVDKISFSAGGFSAIYGDKMSSVLDITYKQPKEFEGTFQGSLLGGQLALGGQSKDGRLSAIGGVRYRTNRLLLGALDTDGDFTSNFFDAQILLGYDLNDEWRINFLGNYAVNDYRVKPGTRNTQFGSFQEALQLTVYFDGQENYDYTTAFGAISTEYKPNRDLNLSFYTSAYQTVETEFVDVIGQYRLGDLNTNLGSDDFGEIAAVRGIGGFHQYARNTLDAIIFNLGHRGVYHLEHGSLYWGGRIQREDIVDRYKEWENIDSAGYAVPHRPTQVIVGPNDTVYIPRDQLEIYQSYDTRGAVASFRSTAYLEYVLPWEADSHQYRLTTGVRSQHWSLNNQVTVSPRASISWRPAHWKRWLFKAASGFYHQPAFYREMRNLEGEINRDIRAQLAVHYVVGGSYSFKMFNRDFVWNNEIYYKDMYNLIPYEMDNVRIRYSAQNEARGRAYGFDTRINGEFVKGVESWASLSLFRVEENIEGDGHGYIPRPTDQLFSFAMFYQDYLPKDPTFRVTVNLVVTGGFPFGAPQTPRYTHTLRSPMYRRLDLGFIKVLRESGKEYHNKFFKSIDEMWIGLEVFNMLAARNTVSYLWVRDASTARQYAVPNYLTSRLLNLKLHVSF is encoded by the coding sequence ATGAAGCAGTTTCTTCTACTTCTTTGCCTACTTCCATTGGCCAGCTTTGCTCAACGGATTGAAGGAACCATCGCCAACTCGGATGGTGAACCCATTGATCGCGCTCTAGTTTCCTTGGGAAATCAAACCGCCTATTCCGATGAAAGCGGCCATTTTGGAATGGATATTCCCTCTCCTCGACCAGAGTATTTCATTGTAGGTAGGCTGGGCTATAGAACAGACACCGTATACATTCCCGATGTTTCCGGCACCTACACCGTTAACCTCACTCTCATAGAATCTGGAGCCGTTCTACAGCAAGTGGACGTCGTTACAGAAGGACGCACGGATCCCACCAATGTTGATATCGACTCTAAAAACCTCGCTTCGCTTTCAGGACCACAAGGTGGTGTGGAAGGATTGATCCGAACCTTGCCAGGTGTGGTTGGTAGAAGTGAACTCTCTTCACAATACAATGTTAGAGGCGGAAGCTTTGATGAAAACTTGGTGTACGTAAATGGAATTGAGGTCTATCGTCCATTCTTAGTAAGAGCCGGACAACAGGAAGGCTTGAGCTTCGTCAATGGTGCGATGGTCGATAAAATTTCCTTCTCCGCTGGTGGGTTTAGTGCGATTTATGGCGACAAAATGTCTTCCGTACTCGACATCACCTACAAGCAACCCAAGGAATTTGAAGGTACATTTCAAGGGAGTTTATTGGGAGGACAACTCGCATTAGGCGGACAATCCAAAGATGGTCGGCTTTCTGCCATTGGAGGAGTTCGATACCGCACCAACCGATTACTCTTAGGTGCATTAGACACCGATGGAGACTTCACTTCCAACTTCTTTGATGCGCAAATTCTCTTGGGCTACGACCTGAACGACGAATGGCGAATTAACTTCTTGGGAAACTATGCCGTGAACGATTATCGCGTAAAACCAGGGACACGTAATACGCAGTTTGGCTCCTTTCAAGAAGCATTGCAGCTTACCGTCTATTTCGACGGGCAAGAGAACTACGATTACACCACCGCATTCGGAGCCATCAGCACAGAATACAAACCCAACAGAGATTTAAACCTCAGCTTTTACACGTCGGCCTATCAAACGGTAGAAACCGAATTTGTTGACGTTATAGGTCAATACCGACTAGGAGACCTGAACACCAATTTGGGAAGTGATGACTTTGGAGAGATCGCAGCCGTTCGAGGAATTGGAGGATTTCATCAATATGCACGGAACACCCTAGACGCGATAATCTTCAATTTGGGTCACCGAGGCGTATACCACCTCGAACACGGCAGCCTCTATTGGGGTGGACGAATTCAAAGGGAAGACATTGTTGACCGCTACAAAGAATGGGAAAACATCGACAGTGCGGGGTACGCGGTTCCTCACCGCCCCACTCAGGTAATTGTTGGCCCGAATGACACGGTATACATCCCGAGAGATCAACTGGAAATTTACCAGAGCTACGATACTCGAGGAGCTGTAGCCAGTTTCCGATCTACGGCCTACTTGGAATACGTACTTCCGTGGGAAGCAGACTCCCATCAATATCGTCTCACGACCGGAGTGAGAAGTCAGCATTGGTCGCTAAACAACCAAGTTACAGTGAGTCCACGTGCGAGCATAAGCTGGCGACCTGCACACTGGAAGCGATGGTTATTCAAAGCGGCCAGTGGTTTCTATCATCAGCCGGCATTCTACCGAGAAATGAGAAACTTGGAAGGTGAGATCAACCGAGATATCCGAGCTCAACTTGCTGTTCACTACGTAGTGGGCGGATCGTATTCCTTCAAGATGTTCAATCGCGACTTCGTTTGGAACAACGAGATTTACTACAAAGACATGTACAATCTCATTCCGTATGAAATGGATAATGTCCGCATTCGTTATTCTGCACAAAACGAAGCACGTGGACGAGCATACGGTTTTGACACCCGCATTAATGGAGAGTTTGTAAAAGGAGTTGAGAGCTGGGCCTCCCTCTCTCTATTCCGAGTGGAAGAAAACATCGAAGGAGATGGGCATGGTTATATTCCTAGACCAACCGATCAGCTTTTCAGCTTTGCCATGTTCTACCAAGATTACCTCCCTAAAGATCCTACTTTCAGAGTTACAGTGAATTTGGTGGTTACCGGAGGATTTCCATTTGGCGCACCGCAAACCCCAAGATACACGCACACCTTACGCAGTCCGATGTATCGTCGTTTAGATTTGGGGTTCATCAAAGTGCTTCGAGAAAGCGGAAAAGAATACCACAATAAATTCTTCAAATCCATAGACGAAATGTGGATTGGACTTGAAGTATTTAACATGCTTGCTGCTCGAAACACTGTTTCTTATCTATGGGTAAGAGATGCCAGTACCGCTCGGCAGTACGCCGTTCCAAACTATCTCACTTCGAGATTGTTGAACCTTAAATTACACGTTAGCTTCTAA
- a CDS encoding thioredoxin family protein produces the protein MDAKRLSEAFNTGWNYAEYRKMLSDLLADGKTTGPDQSEGMIEYAQLNNKRMDRGDKTVVIPAETVEALNAQSIREKWLVITEGWCGDASQIVPVLSKMEEAIDGIEVKFILRDENLDIMDAFQTNGTRSIPKVIRMNADTSEVLGSWGPRPAAMQAIVDDWKEKQDVPKSEMYARAHGAYAKDRGKETIRELTDALTEVMA, from the coding sequence ATGGATGCAAAGCGATTGTCTGAAGCCTTTAACACAGGTTGGAATTATGCGGAATACAGAAAAATGCTTTCTGATCTTCTAGCTGATGGGAAGACAACGGGTCCTGACCAAAGTGAGGGAATGATAGAATATGCCCAACTGAACAACAAGCGCATGGATAGGGGCGACAAAACTGTCGTAATCCCCGCAGAAACGGTGGAAGCGCTCAATGCTCAATCGATCCGAGAGAAATGGCTTGTGATTACTGAAGGGTGGTGTGGAGATGCTTCGCAAATTGTCCCGGTTTTGTCTAAAATGGAAGAGGCTATAGATGGTATTGAGGTGAAGTTCATCCTGAGAGATGAAAATCTCGATATCATGGATGCGTTCCAGACGAATGGCACGCGAAGTATTCCAAAGGTGATTCGAATGAATGCCGACACCTCTGAAGTTTTGGGGTCTTGGGGACCTCGTCCGGCCGCTATGCAAGCGATTGTAGACGACTGGAAGGAGAAGCAAGATGTTCCGAAATCAGAGATGTATGCCCGAGCACATGGTGCTTATGCGAAGGATAGAGGGAAGGAAACCATACGAGAATTGACAGATGCACTCACAGAAGTGATGGCATAG
- the rocD gene encoding ornithine--oxo-acid transaminase, with amino-acid sequence MQTTTRTEELIALEDRYGAHNYHPLPVVLEKGEGVFVWDVEGKKYYDFLSAYSAVNQGHCHPHLVKTMSEQIQRLTLTSRAFYNAELGKFDKYMSETFGYDKVLPMNSGAEAVETALKLCRKWGHEVKGVKETEGKIIVCDQNFHGRTTTIISFSSDPDAKDGYGPYTPGFETIPYNDIPALEAALQSDDVIGFMVEPIQGEAGVVVPDNDYLPKAAELCRKHNALFIADEVQTGIARTGSLLAVWGVGEEGEQLKPDVLILGKALSGGMYPVSAVLADDPVMLTIQPGQHGSTFGGNPVAAQVAIAALEVVKNENLAENAKELGELFRSEMQRIIDQSDLVTLVRGKGLLNAIVINDSPDSKTAWNICVRLSENGLLAKPTHGNIIRFAPPLVMTKEQLLDCVSIIEKTLSEF; translated from the coding sequence ATGCAAACAACAACACGAACAGAAGAACTCATTGCTCTAGAAGACCGCTACGGTGCGCACAACTACCATCCGCTACCGGTTGTACTTGAGAAGGGAGAAGGCGTTTTTGTTTGGGACGTAGAAGGAAAAAAGTACTACGATTTTCTATCGGCGTATAGCGCTGTAAACCAAGGACACTGCCACCCACATCTCGTGAAGACCATGTCCGAGCAGATCCAAAGACTTACCCTTACCAGTCGTGCTTTTTACAACGCAGAACTCGGTAAGTTCGATAAATACATGTCGGAAACCTTTGGTTACGACAAAGTATTGCCCATGAATTCAGGTGCCGAGGCCGTTGAAACCGCGCTCAAACTCTGTAGAAAATGGGGTCACGAAGTAAAAGGTGTGAAGGAAACGGAAGGAAAAATCATTGTGTGTGATCAAAACTTCCACGGTAGAACAACCACTATCATCTCCTTCTCATCAGATCCAGATGCAAAAGATGGCTACGGCCCATACACTCCTGGGTTCGAAACCATTCCTTACAACGACATCCCTGCATTAGAAGCTGCACTTCAAAGCGACGATGTGATTGGTTTTATGGTAGAACCTATCCAAGGAGAAGCGGGTGTAGTAGTTCCAGATAACGATTACTTGCCAAAAGCTGCAGAGCTATGTCGTAAGCACAACGCTCTATTCATTGCAGACGAAGTTCAAACTGGTATTGCCCGTACAGGAAGCCTATTAGCCGTTTGGGGTGTAGGTGAAGAAGGCGAACAGTTAAAGCCTGATGTACTCATCTTAGGTAAAGCTCTTTCGGGAGGTATGTACCCAGTTTCTGCAGTATTGGCAGACGATCCTGTGATGTTGACCATTCAGCCCGGACAACACGGTAGTACTTTTGGTGGAAACCCAGTTGCTGCTCAAGTTGCCATTGCCGCTCTAGAAGTAGTGAAGAATGAAAATTTAGCAGAGAATGCTAAGGAATTGGGCGAGCTGTTCCGCTCAGAAATGCAGCGGATCATCGACCAAAGTGATCTTGTAACCCTAGTGCGTGGAAAAGGCCTCTTGAATGCCATTGTCATCAACGATAGCCCTGATTCTAAAACGGCCTGGAACATCTGTGTTCGCTTGTCGGAAAATGGACTATTGGCAAAGCCTACACATGGTAATATTATTCGTTTTGCTCCACCATTGGTCATGACCAAAGAGCAACTTTTAGACTGTGTGTCTATCATCGAGAAAACACTTTCTGAGTTCTAG
- a CDS encoding DUF3291 domain-containing protein, with translation MYVTITKLKLKTPFHFFSLSLHALKVKKQLKNSPCVRAKFTGMGMTHYTMSLWRTKEDLEAFSKSGAHLNSMVNAKKIAGEIQVLTIDSMNLMPWNEAKSLLARSRVIKY, from the coding sequence ATGTACGTCACTATCACTAAGCTCAAACTCAAGACGCCTTTTCACTTTTTCAGCCTCTCGTTGCACGCTCTAAAAGTGAAAAAGCAATTAAAGAACTCTCCCTGTGTTCGTGCGAAATTCACTGGAATGGGAATGACGCATTACACCATGTCACTGTGGCGAACCAAGGAGGATTTGGAAGCTTTTAGTAAAAGTGGTGCACATCTGAATTCAATGGTGAATGCGAAGAAAATCGCTGGCGAAATTCAGGTATTGACGATAGACAGTATGAATTTAATGCCGTGGAATGAGGCGAAGAGCTTACTCGCGAGATCAAGAGTAATCAAATATTAA